From Fuerstiella sp.:
TTGGTCACAACAACACAGCGGTGGCGGTCGCAGAAACGGCAGCACCGGCAAAACGACGCTGGTTCTTACAACAATGTGGACTTGGACTGGGTCGGATTGCCCTGACCGGCCTGATGGCGGATTCGATTAGCAGAGCTGAGACTGATGTGAATCCACTGGCTGCCAGACAACCACATTTCCCAGCCAGAGCAAAAAACATCATTCTGCTGTTTATGGGCGGTGGTCCGAGCCAGTTTGAAACCCTGGACTACAAGCCGACGCTGCAGCGACTGGACGGCACGTTGCCACCGTCCGATCTGCTGGACGGCTATCGAACTGCATTCATCAATCCAAACTCCAAATTACTGGGACCAAAGTTCAAATTTTCCAGACACGGTGAGTCCGGCACGGAACTCTCAGAGCTACTACCACACACGGCAGGCGTGGCCGATGACCTGTGCATTATTCGATCTATGACGACAGACGCTTTCAACCACGCCCCGGCACAGCTGATGATGAGTACCGGATCCCCCCAGTTTGGCCGTCCCGCGATCGGCTCCTGGGTGAC
This genomic window contains:
- a CDS encoding DUF1501 domain-containing protein; this translates as MIGHNNTAVAVAETAAPAKRRWFLQQCGLGLGRIALTGLMADSISRAETDVNPLAARQPHFPARAKNIILLFMGGGPSQFETLDYKPTLQRLDGTLPPSDLLDGYRTAFINPNSKLLGPKFKFSRHGESGTELSELLPHTAGVADDLCIIRSMTTDAFNHAPAQLMMSTGSPQFGRPAIGSWVTYGLGSESKDLPAFIVFNSGKKGPSSGNGSWNSG